Proteins from a single region of Macrotis lagotis isolate mMagLag1 chromosome 2, bilby.v1.9.chrom.fasta, whole genome shotgun sequence:
- the CLEC4E gene encoding C-type lectin domain family 4 member E isoform X1, whose protein sequence is MDVSKDPATENTERIGLHSPLCYLVVAGVAMLFLSSCFITKCVVSYHLFSQNCEEVKNQSNFNNFFKNFSCFPDPAEITSTFCPLEWKKFQSSCYFFSKDTMVWTASLKNCEEMGGNLAVINTQEEQNFLFHAKPSRREFFIGLTDREVDGQWQWVDNTPFNKTLSFWDIGEPNNIATVEDCVTIRDSSNENRNWNDVTCFFNYYRICEKPVRRFLTEKKQ, encoded by the exons AGAGAATAGGACTTCATTCTCCTCTATGTTATTTGGTTGTTGCTGGAGTTGCGATGTTGTTCCTCAGCTCCTGTTTCATCACCAAATGCGTTG TGTCATATCACTTATTCTCTCAGAACTGTGAAGAAGTCAAGAACCAGTCCAATTTTAATAACTTCTTCAAGAATTTCTCCTGTTTTCCTGATCCCGCAG AAATTACTTCTACTTTCTGTCCACTGGAGTGGAAAAAATTTCAATCTAGCTGTTACTTCTTCTCTAAAGACACCATGGTTTGGACTGCAAGTTTGAAGAATTGTGAAGAAATGGGGGGCAATCTGGCAGTTATAAACACACAAGAGGAGCAG AATTTCCTTTTCCATGCAAAACCCAGTCGAAGAGAATTCTTCATTGGGCTAACAGACCGAGAGGTTGATGGTCAATGGCAATGGGTGGATAATACACCATTCAACAAAACTTTGAG CTTTTGGGATATAGGGGAACCAAACAACATTGCTACAGTTGAGGACTGTGTAACCATAAGAGACAGTTCGAATGAAAATCGCAACTGGAATGATGTCACATGCTTCTTCAACTATTATCGAATTTGTGAAAAGCCAGTGAGAAGATTTTTGACTGAGAAAAAACAGTAG
- the CLEC4E gene encoding C-type lectin domain family 4 member E isoform X2, with protein sequence MDVSKDPATENTERIGLHSPLCYLVVAGVAMLFLSSCFITKCVVSYHLFSQNCEEVKNQSNFNNFFKNFSCFPDPADTMVWTASLKNCEEMGGNLAVINTQEEQNFLFHAKPSRREFFIGLTDREVDGQWQWVDNTPFNKTLSFWDIGEPNNIATVEDCVTIRDSSNENRNWNDVTCFFNYYRICEKPVRRFLTEKKQ encoded by the exons AGAGAATAGGACTTCATTCTCCTCTATGTTATTTGGTTGTTGCTGGAGTTGCGATGTTGTTCCTCAGCTCCTGTTTCATCACCAAATGCGTTG TGTCATATCACTTATTCTCTCAGAACTGTGAAGAAGTCAAGAACCAGTCCAATTTTAATAACTTCTTCAAGAATTTCTCCTGTTTTCCTGATCCCGCAG ACACCATGGTTTGGACTGCAAGTTTGAAGAATTGTGAAGAAATGGGGGGCAATCTGGCAGTTATAAACACACAAGAGGAGCAG AATTTCCTTTTCCATGCAAAACCCAGTCGAAGAGAATTCTTCATTGGGCTAACAGACCGAGAGGTTGATGGTCAATGGCAATGGGTGGATAATACACCATTCAACAAAACTTTGAG CTTTTGGGATATAGGGGAACCAAACAACATTGCTACAGTTGAGGACTGTGTAACCATAAGAGACAGTTCGAATGAAAATCGCAACTGGAATGATGTCACATGCTTCTTCAACTATTATCGAATTTGTGAAAAGCCAGTGAGAAGATTTTTGACTGAGAAAAAACAGTAG